The following coding sequences are from one Sphingomonadaceae bacterium OTU29LAMAA1 window:
- a CDS encoding nitrile hydratase subunit beta, with product MATEDFVSRLPNDIGGFEAGSVMRVEHVLEPWEKRCHALADVLDFRKLINTEEKRKGVEALGEMLIGKLPYYERWIVAFANIGFTKGFFTPTELAEKMAEIDARFAEQDAA from the coding sequence ATGGCGACCGAGGACTTCGTCAGCCGACTGCCTAACGACATCGGCGGCTTCGAGGCCGGATCGGTGATGCGTGTGGAGCATGTGCTCGAGCCCTGGGAGAAGCGCTGCCACGCGCTTGCCGACGTGCTCGACTTCAGGAAGCTCATCAACACCGAGGAGAAGCGCAAGGGCGTCGAGGCGCTCGGCGAGATGCTGATCGGCAAGCTGCCCTATTACGAGCGCTGGATCGTCGCCTTCGCGAACATCGGGTTCACCAAGGGCTTCTTCACGCCGACCGAGCTGGCCGAGAAGATGGCCGAGATAGACGCGCGCTTCGCGGAGCAGGACGCGGCGTGA
- a CDS encoding alpha/beta hydrolase has product MIDEGAARLALCNLMHRLARRYHEAARAITTDHLKLLFERWSEARALLAAATGLEPAEDDALAAAETADVAARVAAGRNALVELIRAGEAELRDTAEDARSAGIAADLLDRIDASLAEVSDDLFRELGTLRATWEPAPGRYERSFGLGRMTTGIPGLTQPQSRIFDLWYATNRRAIVQQDKVVGYGAERDAETHLGRCGVIIPQAHEIGSTGSPWWRRLSRGDDRLSIDSIDPAEPDDYWASLVDRVGAEAGPGDAVVFLHGYNVSFDGAALRAAQIGADLGLTGPMAFFSWPSRGRILSYAIDEAAIEASEAAITQFLVDVATRSTAARVHLVAHSMGNRGLLRAVNRIAGKAADRAAKPFGQIILAAPDVDSDLFRDLAGAYGEVGTRTTLYVSAADLAIRCSRLFHGAARIGFTPPVAVIDGIDTVNVTNVDLTLLGHGYVASCRPVLGDMQQLLVNDLPPPQRAFLREIAGGGTRHWEIAG; this is encoded by the coding sequence GTGATCGACGAAGGGGCCGCGCGGCTCGCGCTGTGCAACCTCATGCACCGGCTCGCTCGTCGCTACCACGAGGCGGCGCGGGCGATCACTACCGATCACCTGAAGCTGCTGTTCGAGCGCTGGAGCGAGGCGCGCGCATTGCTGGCCGCCGCAACCGGGCTCGAACCTGCCGAGGACGACGCGCTCGCGGCAGCCGAGACGGCGGACGTCGCGGCGCGAGTGGCTGCGGGACGCAACGCGCTGGTGGAGCTGATCCGGGCTGGTGAGGCGGAGCTTCGAGACACCGCCGAGGACGCACGCAGCGCCGGCATCGCGGCGGACCTGCTCGACCGGATCGACGCATCGCTGGCCGAGGTCAGCGACGACCTCTTCCGCGAACTCGGCACCCTGCGCGCCACCTGGGAGCCTGCGCCGGGGCGGTATGAGCGCTCCTTCGGGCTCGGTCGCATGACCACTGGTATCCCCGGACTGACCCAGCCGCAGTCGCGCATCTTCGACCTTTGGTACGCCACCAACCGGCGCGCGATCGTCCAGCAGGACAAGGTCGTCGGCTACGGCGCCGAGCGCGACGCGGAGACCCATCTTGGCCGCTGCGGCGTTATCATCCCTCAGGCGCACGAGATCGGCTCGACCGGCTCGCCGTGGTGGCGGCGGCTCTCGCGCGGTGACGATCGGCTGAGCATCGACAGCATCGATCCGGCAGAACCCGATGACTATTGGGCAAGCCTCGTCGATCGCGTCGGGGCCGAAGCCGGTCCGGGCGATGCCGTCGTGTTCCTGCACGGTTACAATGTCAGCTTCGATGGCGCCGCGCTCCGGGCCGCGCAGATCGGGGCCGATCTCGGTCTTACCGGTCCAATGGCGTTCTTCAGCTGGCCGTCGCGCGGCCGGATCCTGTCCTACGCGATCGACGAAGCTGCCATCGAGGCGAGCGAGGCGGCGATCACGCAGTTCCTCGTCGATGTCGCCACCAGGAGCACCGCCGCCCGGGTCCATCTCGTCGCCCACAGCATGGGCAATCGCGGGCTGCTGCGCGCGGTCAACCGCATCGCCGGGAAGGCCGCGGATCGAGCGGCAAAGCCCTTCGGTCAGATCATCCTCGCAGCTCCGGACGTCGACAGCGACCTGTTCCGCGATCTCGCCGGCGCCTACGGCGAGGTCGGCACGCGCACCACCTTGTACGTGTCCGCAGCGGACCTGGCGATCCGCTGCTCGCGCCTGTTCCACGGCGCCGCCCGCATCGGTTTCACGCCGCCGGTGGCGGTGATCGACGGGATCGACACGGTCAACGTGACCAACGTCGACCTGACGCTGCTCGGCCACGGCTATGTCGCGAGCTGTCGTCCGGTGCTCGGCGACATGCAGCAGCTGCTGGTCAACGACCTGCCGCCGCCCCAGCGCGCCTTTCTTAGAGAGATCGCCGGCGGCGGCACGCGGCACTGGGAGATCGCCGGCTGA
- a CDS encoding nitrile hydratase subunit alpha, with the protein MAGGPHTHDHGHDHDHDHDHDDHVPITADSKPGYYEVMETAVRELLTGKGFITASDIRHQIEVLDSRTPALGAAVVAHAWTDSAFKERLLADGRKGCEELGISFYDDTQLIVLENTAEVHNLIVCTLCSCYPRPVLGLPPDWYKLKPYRARAVIEPRKVLAEFGTFIPDDVEIRVSDSTAVVRYLVLPRRPEGTEGWSEERLAALVTRDAMIGVIPVTLDKEAA; encoded by the coding sequence ATGGCTGGCGGACCGCATACACACGATCATGGTCATGATCACGACCACGACCACGATCACGACGATCACGTCCCCATAACCGCCGACTCGAAGCCGGGGTACTACGAGGTCATGGAAACCGCCGTGCGGGAACTCCTGACCGGGAAGGGGTTCATCACCGCCAGCGACATCCGGCACCAGATCGAGGTGCTCGACAGCCGCACGCCCGCGCTGGGCGCCGCCGTCGTGGCTCATGCGTGGACCGACTCCGCCTTTAAGGAGCGCCTGCTCGCGGACGGCCGAAAGGGCTGCGAGGAGCTGGGCATCAGCTTCTACGACGACACTCAGCTGATCGTGCTCGAGAACACGGCCGAAGTGCACAACCTGATCGTGTGCACCCTGTGCTCCTGCTATCCGCGGCCAGTCCTTGGGCTTCCGCCCGACTGGTACAAGCTGAAGCCCTACCGGGCCCGCGCGGTGATCGAACCCCGCAAGGTGCTCGCCGAATTCGGCACCTTCATCCCGGACGACGTCGAGATCCGCGTGAGCGACTCCACTGCGGTCGTCCGCTACCTGGTCCTTCCGCGTCGGCCCGAGGGCACCGAGGGCTGGTCGGAGGAACGGCTCGCCGCTCTCGTCACTCGTGACGCGATGATCGGCGTCATCCCCGTTACTCTGGACAAGGAGGCCGCGTGA
- a CDS encoding TonB-dependent receptor, which produces MCHGTLLAALGAVAFVSCGQAAAEPTRDDDPPIASTERNGPEPDDIVVFGRGEAKIGVAAAASEGTVSGADLLVRPLLRVAELVEAVPGMIAAQHSGSGKANQYFLRGFNLDHGSDFTAYVDGVQMNLRSHGHGQGYLDLNGLIPEIVASEDFRKGPYRADGGDFALAGAAYFRTIDSYDRPWASAELGSYGWRRIAAGGTLENVGSGTLTLVGEGKAYDGPWQQPERLRHLAGFGKYRRQVGAVDLAVTLHAYHATWRPTEQIPERAIGSEVCPDVFCSPDPSARGRTTRLIGNVAAEGDDWKANVFGQFYDWRMFSNPTYADPDGTNAQIEQFDRRWIIGGRGQRNWSILPRLEMMLGGEVRHDHVGDVGVYRTASRRLLGSLGRYRVQESSAGLYGEVRWNPAPGLRLVGGLRGDYYAFAVRARDAAAEALGTGTGDAVQVSPKMSVAYAPATWIEFYGNWGRGFHSNDVRGAVNREAAVAPLVRGDGREVGARVQRGKVSLTATYWWLDVDSELRFVGDANSVEPTGASRRRGYELVGFWRPTSWLALDAIYTASHARYDNGDRIPNAFENAASIGAAVTAGSWEGSLRLRHLGPYPLIEDDSVRDRGSTVVNTRVAWKRGRVELYGEVLNMLASRDKDIAYLYESYLPKVDTRGPVEGRISRIVEPRTVRIGIKIYL; this is translated from the coding sequence ATGTGTCACGGGACGCTCCTGGCAGCTCTCGGAGCGGTAGCGTTCGTCAGCTGTGGCCAAGCCGCTGCCGAACCTACCCGAGATGACGATCCGCCCATTGCTTCGACCGAGAGGAACGGACCGGAGCCGGACGATATCGTCGTCTTCGGTCGGGGGGAGGCAAAGATCGGGGTTGCGGCGGCAGCCAGCGAGGGCACGGTGAGCGGAGCGGATCTGCTCGTCCGTCCGCTCCTGCGCGTCGCTGAGCTGGTCGAAGCAGTGCCCGGGATGATCGCCGCGCAGCACTCCGGCAGCGGCAAGGCGAACCAGTACTTCCTGCGCGGCTTCAATCTGGATCACGGCTCCGACTTCACGGCCTATGTCGACGGGGTCCAGATGAACCTTCGAAGTCACGGACACGGTCAGGGCTATCTCGATCTGAACGGCCTCATTCCTGAGATCGTCGCCAGCGAGGACTTCCGAAAGGGACCGTACAGGGCGGACGGCGGCGACTTCGCACTCGCGGGCGCGGCCTACTTCAGGACTATAGATAGCTATGATCGTCCTTGGGCGTCAGCCGAGCTGGGGTCCTACGGCTGGCGCCGCATCGCGGCGGGCGGGACCCTCGAGAACGTCGGTTCCGGGACGCTGACGCTGGTCGGCGAGGGCAAGGCCTATGACGGACCTTGGCAGCAGCCGGAGAGACTTCGGCATCTGGCCGGGTTCGGGAAATACCGCAGGCAGGTCGGGGCAGTCGATCTTGCGGTCACGCTCCACGCCTATCACGCGACCTGGCGCCCGACCGAGCAGATACCCGAGCGCGCCATCGGCTCCGAGGTCTGTCCGGATGTCTTCTGCTCCCCGGATCCCAGCGCGCGTGGCAGGACCACGCGCCTGATCGGCAACGTCGCGGCCGAAGGCGACGACTGGAAGGCGAATGTCTTCGGGCAGTTCTACGACTGGAGGATGTTCTCGAACCCGACCTATGCCGACCCGGACGGCACGAACGCGCAGATCGAGCAGTTCGACCGCAGGTGGATCATAGGCGGCCGAGGGCAGCGGAACTGGAGCATTCTGCCTAGATTGGAGATGATGCTCGGAGGCGAGGTTCGCCACGACCACGTCGGCGATGTCGGCGTGTATCGCACCGCGTCCCGACGACTTCTGGGTTCCCTCGGCCGCTACCGTGTGCAGGAGAGCTCGGCGGGGCTGTACGGGGAGGTGCGCTGGAATCCGGCTCCTGGTCTGCGCCTCGTCGGCGGCCTTCGCGGTGACTATTATGCGTTCGCCGTGCGCGCGCGCGACGCTGCGGCAGAAGCGCTCGGCACCGGCACGGGTGACGCGGTGCAGGTCTCGCCTAAGATGTCGGTCGCATACGCGCCTGCGACCTGGATCGAGTTCTACGGCAACTGGGGGCGAGGCTTCCATTCGAACGACGTTCGCGGAGCGGTGAACCGGGAAGCTGCGGTGGCGCCGCTCGTGCGCGGCGACGGTCGAGAGGTGGGCGCGAGGGTGCAGAGAGGAAAGGTGAGCCTGACCGCGACCTACTGGTGGCTCGACGTGGACAGCGAACTCCGGTTCGTCGGGGACGCCAACTCGGTCGAGCCGACGGGAGCGAGCCGGCGGCGTGGCTACGAGCTCGTCGGCTTTTGGCGACCCACGTCCTGGCTGGCCTTGGACGCCATCTATACCGCTAGCCATGCTCGGTACGACAATGGAGACCGAATCCCGAACGCGTTCGAGAACGCGGCCTCGATCGGCGCCGCGGTTACAGCCGGATCATGGGAAGGAAGTCTGCGGCTGCGACATCTCGGGCCGTATCCGCTGATCGAGGATGACAGCGTTCGCGACCGTGGCAGTACGGTCGTGAACACGCGGGTCGCTTGGAAGCGCGGCAGGGTGGAACTGTACGGCGAGGTGCTGAACATGCTCGCTAGCCGCGACAAGGACATTGCCTATCTCTACGAGTCTTACCTCCCTAAAGTCGACACCCGGGGGCCGGTCGAAGGTAGGATCAGTCGAATAGTTGAGCCGCGAACGGTTAGAATTGGAATAAAGATTTATTTATAG
- a CDS encoding HoxN/HupN/NixA family nickel/cobalt transporter, giving the protein MIARLAALLPADKAFRRNLAIVYAALAVLNLGGWAWALLLFHDRPAMLGVAVLVYGLGLRHAVDADHIAAIDNVTRKLMQERQQPVAVGFWFAIGHSAVVILVTAVVIAAASNLEAFKTFREVGGTLSTCISGLFLLVVAAMNLMILVTILRTIGRVRSGERIDNGAFDLMFAARGPLSRLFRPLFRLIGRSWHMAPLGFLFGLGFDTATEVTLFGLSATQAGRGVPIEAALVYPVLFAAGMSLLDTTDGVLMVGAYRWAFVRPLRKLYYNMTITLMSIAVALFIGGVEIAALAVRRLGLEGPIARGAMALNENFNALGFAIIGVFAAAWGTSFLIFRFIERRPQVA; this is encoded by the coding sequence ATGATCGCGCGCCTCGCCGCGCTGCTGCCGGCCGATAAGGCGTTTCGACGCAATCTCGCGATCGTCTACGCCGCGCTTGCCGTGCTGAACCTCGGCGGCTGGGCATGGGCGCTGCTGCTCTTCCACGACAGGCCGGCGATGCTCGGCGTGGCCGTCCTAGTCTACGGCCTGGGCCTGCGTCACGCCGTCGACGCCGACCACATCGCGGCGATCGACAACGTGACGCGCAAGCTGATGCAGGAGCGTCAGCAGCCGGTCGCCGTCGGCTTCTGGTTCGCCATCGGCCACTCCGCGGTCGTCATTCTGGTCACCGCCGTCGTGATTGCGGCAGCCAGCAATCTCGAGGCGTTCAAGACTTTCAGAGAAGTGGGCGGCACGCTGAGCACCTGTATCTCGGGGCTATTCCTTCTCGTCGTCGCTGCAATGAACCTGATGATCCTCGTCACGATCCTGCGGACGATCGGGCGCGTGCGGTCGGGCGAGCGGATCGACAACGGTGCATTCGATCTCATGTTCGCCGCTCGCGGGCCGCTCTCGCGCCTGTTCCGGCCGCTGTTCCGGCTGATCGGCCGCTCCTGGCACATGGCCCCACTGGGGTTCCTGTTCGGGCTCGGCTTCGACACCGCGACCGAAGTGACCCTGTTCGGCCTCTCCGCGACCCAGGCGGGGCGGGGCGTCCCGATCGAGGCGGCGCTCGTCTATCCGGTGCTCTTCGCCGCCGGGATGTCGCTGCTCGACACCACCGACGGCGTGCTGATGGTGGGTGCCTACCGCTGGGCGTTCGTCCGCCCGCTGCGCAAGCTCTACTACAACATGACGATCACGCTGATGTCGATCGCGGTCGCACTGTTCATCGGCGGCGTGGAGATCGCCGCGCTTGCAGTGCGCAGGTTAGGTCTGGAAGGACCGATCGCCCGCGGAGCCATGGCGCTGAACGAGAACTTCAACGCGCTGGGGTTCGCCATCATCGGCGTGTTCGCCGCGGCCTGGGGCACGTCGTTCCTGATCTTCCGCTTCATCGAGCGCCGGCCGCAGGTCGCCTGA
- a CDS encoding MBL fold metallo-hydrolase, translating to MTTQPAPIEPGRTLHRSCVDLGRSQGKVRKVITRLMQFFLFGAAVGSTLSGASASAQQTPYATINAAAEASAITVQPLRGGVSMLQGSGGNMAAYAGPDGMFLVDDGIALSKDKIEAALRGISPVPIRYAVNTHWHWDHADGNGWTHRAGAVLIAHANTARHLDQTIRVEEWGHTFTPVSQDARVAQLVRGERSMPFGGETIRLRPYVPSHTDGDLSAYFIKADVLLTGDTWWNGLYPFIDYVAGGGIDGMIQAAEANVAMAGPGTIVVPGHGPVGGRKDLVEYRDMLVAIRNKVATLKRQGKSLEETIMAKPTTEFDDRWGQMIISPALFTTLVYRGV from the coding sequence ATGACGACGCAGCCAGCCCCGATCGAACCGGGCCGCACCCTGCATCGCTCCTGCGTTGACCTTGGACGATCACAGGGAAAGGTACGTAAAGTGATCACGCGACTGATGCAGTTCTTCCTCTTCGGCGCAGCCGTCGGAAGCACCCTTTCAGGTGCTTCGGCTTCTGCTCAGCAGACGCCCTACGCGACCATCAACGCGGCCGCCGAGGCATCGGCCATTACCGTCCAGCCGCTTCGCGGGGGCGTGTCGATGCTTCAGGGTTCCGGCGGCAACATGGCCGCATACGCAGGCCCGGACGGCATGTTCCTCGTCGACGACGGCATTGCGCTGTCGAAGGACAAGATCGAGGCGGCGCTTCGCGGCATTTCTCCGGTGCCGATCAGATATGCGGTGAACACGCACTGGCACTGGGACCATGCCGACGGAAACGGGTGGACGCATCGCGCCGGCGCAGTCCTGATCGCCCACGCGAACACCGCCAGGCACCTGGACCAGACCATCCGCGTCGAGGAGTGGGGGCATACCTTCACGCCCGTGTCGCAGGATGCACGGGTCGCGCAGCTGGTGCGGGGCGAGAGGTCGATGCCGTTCGGCGGCGAGACCATACGGCTACGCCCCTACGTTCCGTCGCACACCGACGGAGATCTGTCGGCCTACTTCATCAAGGCCGACGTGCTGCTGACCGGGGACACGTGGTGGAACGGCCTTTATCCGTTCATCGACTACGTTGCGGGCGGAGGCATCGACGGAATGATCCAGGCTGCCGAAGCAAATGTTGCCATGGCGGGCCCCGGTACGATCGTCGTTCCCGGGCACGGCCCTGTCGGCGGGAGAAAGGACCTCGTTGAATATCGTGACATGCTGGTTGCGATCCGAAACAAGGTCGCCACGCTGAAGAGGCAGGGTAAGTCGCTTGAGGAGACGATCATGGCGAAGCCAACTACCGAGTTCGACGACCGTTGGGGACAGATGATCATCAGCCCCGCCCTTTTCACGACTCTCGTGTATCGCGGGGTATAG
- a CDS encoding ThiF family adenylyltransferase yields the protein MSAAPSRRSADLDRLRDEGYDIALVDGLLVVRGIPYVTRQLAIGYGTLWVPMRMAGDRTLSPDGHTVRWDGDAPHTATGAPLPGMRVGHDCNFGGRRLRVLCQVTVGRDFRDFHELVTAYVNVMGAQAVLIDPACTARSGGGIAREHNAASPFNYIDTASGRAGIELLSRRLEGQTVAIVGLGGTGSYVLDLVAKTPVAAIHLFDDDTFDQHNAFRAPGAASLDDLLLRRTKVDHLAAIYSRMHRGIVPRAERMERGRLGALDAMDFVFLCIDEIEPKRAICRRLERARVPFVDTGIGVEGGADGVFGLLRVTTSTDGTRKAALNTIPGGLGGLDDTYRSNVQVADLNALAAALAVIRWKRLSGFYRNAGEEHLSVFDVESGRIHTASE from the coding sequence TTGTCAGCCGCACCGTCGCGTCGTAGCGCGGATCTCGATCGGCTCCGGGACGAGGGCTACGACATAGCCCTCGTCGACGGTCTGCTCGTCGTCCGCGGCATTCCCTATGTCACCCGGCAGCTAGCGATCGGATACGGCACGCTGTGGGTCCCGATGCGCATGGCGGGCGACCGAACCCTCTCGCCGGACGGTCATACCGTCCGGTGGGACGGCGACGCGCCGCACACCGCCACAGGCGCTCCGCTGCCCGGGATGCGAGTGGGTCATGATTGCAACTTCGGCGGCCGGAGGCTGAGGGTACTCTGTCAGGTCACCGTCGGTCGTGACTTCCGGGACTTCCACGAGCTCGTGACCGCCTACGTCAACGTCATGGGAGCCCAGGCCGTCCTGATCGACCCCGCCTGCACGGCCCGGTCCGGCGGCGGGATCGCGAGGGAGCACAACGCGGCGTCGCCCTTCAACTACATCGATACGGCCTCCGGCAGAGCCGGCATCGAACTGCTCTCCCGCAGGCTGGAGGGGCAGACGGTCGCGATCGTAGGTCTCGGAGGCACTGGATCGTACGTTCTCGACCTCGTCGCGAAGACGCCGGTGGCCGCTATCCACCTCTTCGACGACGACACTTTCGATCAGCACAACGCGTTTCGCGCGCCGGGTGCCGCCTCGCTCGACGACCTTCTGCTTCGCCGTACCAAGGTCGACCATCTGGCGGCGATCTACTCGCGCATGCATCGCGGCATCGTACCTCGTGCGGAGCGGATGGAGCGTGGGAGACTGGGCGCGCTGGACGCCATGGACTTCGTGTTCCTCTGCATCGACGAGATCGAGCCCAAGCGCGCGATCTGCCGTCGCCTGGAGAGGGCCCGCGTCCCCTTTGTCGACACCGGCATCGGGGTCGAGGGGGGCGCCGACGGCGTGTTCGGCCTGCTGCGGGTGACCACCAGCACCGACGGTACCCGGAAGGCCGCCCTTAACACCATACCCGGCGGTCTAGGAGGCCTGGACGACACGTACCGGTCGAACGTGCAGGTCGCGGACCTCAACGCGCTTGCTGCGGCGCTCGCCGTCATCAGGTGGAAGCGCCTGTCCGGCTTCTACAGAAACGCGGGCGAGGAGCACCTGAGCGTCTTCGACGTCGAGAGCGGACGCATCCACACCGCCTCCGAATGA
- a CDS encoding DUF302 domain-containing protein — protein MSVPGLVTRPAEGGYAQVLARLEAAFGTRGMVPMARIDHAAAAEDAGLALHPLILFVFGNPRAGTGLMQARPTLGIDLPLKLIVWEDADGVHVGYNDPAWLVERHGGDVGSPILSAMRDLLEALAQEAAA, from the coding sequence ATGAGCGTCCCCGGCCTCGTCACGCGACCTGCCGAGGGCGGGTACGCTCAGGTTTTAGCCCGTCTCGAGGCAGCGTTCGGGACCCGCGGCATGGTACCGATGGCCCGTATCGATCATGCCGCAGCGGCAGAAGATGCGGGGCTGGCGCTGCATCCGCTCATTCTGTTCGTGTTCGGCAATCCGCGCGCCGGAACCGGGCTCATGCAGGCCCGTCCGACGCTGGGCATCGATCTGCCTCTCAAGCTGATCGTCTGGGAGGACGCCGACGGCGTGCATGTCGGCTACAACGACCCCGCATGGCTGGTCGAGCGGCATGGCGGGGATGTCGGCTCGCCGATCCTATCCGCGATGCGCGACCTGCTCGAGGCGCTCGCGCAGGAAGCAGCGGCATGA
- a CDS encoding GIY-YIG nuclease family protein codes for MAVYFISQVENDRVFTKIGRARNIEKRRRDLQTGNPVALAVVGWINAADDHALERALHAHFATRRLSGEWFAIEPADALPMLSRAGVDGYVAKNTDAFEITGYDRDAVPEYLGVWEWGDLELEECCPFCGCMCGMHFQEASWMYHCMACDALTDFSELDREHRHGAER; via the coding sequence ATGGCTGTTTACTTCATCTCGCAGGTCGAGAACGACCGCGTCTTCACGAAGATCGGGCGGGCGCGGAACATCGAGAAGCGCCGCCGCGACCTCCAGACCGGCAACCCCGTCGCGCTCGCAGTAGTGGGGTGGATCAACGCCGCGGATGATCACGCGCTGGAGCGCGCGCTGCACGCCCATTTCGCGACCCGCAGGCTCTCCGGCGAGTGGTTCGCGATTGAGCCTGCGGACGCGCTGCCGATGTTGTCGCGCGCCGGCGTCGATGGCTATGTCGCCAAGAACACCGATGCCTTCGAGATCACCGGCTACGACCGAGACGCGGTCCCTGAATATCTTGGCGTTTGGGAATGGGGCGATCTCGAACTCGAGGAATGCTGCCCGTTCTGCGGCTGCATGTGCGGCATGCACTTTCAGGAGGCGAGCTGGATGTACCATTGCATGGCGTGCGACGCGCTGACGGACTTCTCCGAGCTGGACCGCGAGCACCGCCATGGAGCGGAGCGGTGA
- a CDS encoding aquaporin produces the protein MRPAQLTCFHEADPALSLWRRSGVEALGTLLLVLAASGGGIAASRLFAAAPGFVLPVVALVLAGALVSLIVALGAVSGGHFNPLITVMQWLARERGGICTAAYVSAQLGGGVLGGWLAGQVWHVAATGAGGLGWNGAVSELVASAGLMLVVFGCARSGRATTGPFAVGAWLVAGVIATPTTSYANPAVVLGALVTAGPLALGGASAAPYLLGEAAGGLLALAAVTLFIHRTGAAT, from the coding sequence ATGAGGCCCGCCCAGCTCACCTGCTTCCACGAGGCCGATCCGGCGCTGTCGCTCTGGAGGCGGTCAGGAGTCGAAGCGCTCGGGACCCTGCTGCTTGTGCTGGCGGCGAGCGGCGGCGGCATCGCGGCGAGCCGGCTGTTCGCCGCCGCGCCGGGCTTCGTGCTGCCGGTCGTGGCGCTGGTCCTCGCAGGCGCGCTCGTGTCGCTGATCGTCGCGCTCGGCGCCGTATCGGGCGGTCACTTCAATCCGCTGATCACGGTAATGCAGTGGCTCGCCCGAGAACGCGGCGGCATCTGCACGGCAGCCTACGTCTCAGCGCAGCTGGGCGGTGGCGTCCTTGGCGGCTGGCTGGCAGGTCAGGTGTGGCACGTCGCGGCCACCGGAGCGGGCGGCCTGGGCTGGAATGGCGCCGTGAGCGAGCTCGTCGCGAGCGCAGGACTGATGCTCGTCGTATTCGGCTGTGCGCGCAGCGGCCGCGCGACCACCGGACCATTCGCCGTAGGCGCCTGGCTGGTAGCCGGCGTGATCGCCACGCCCACGACCTCCTACGCCAACCCGGCCGTGGTGCTCGGGGCGCTGGTCACGGCAGGGCCTCTAGCACTCGGGGGTGCATCAGCGGCTCCGTACCTTCTTGGCGAAGCTGCCGGCGGGCTGCTCGCGCTCGCTGCAGTGACGCTGTTCATTCACAGGACGGGAGCGGCGACATGA
- a CDS encoding nitrile hydratase subunit beta, whose product MTASILQQVLPALNEMPVFDVGERVRVAMRAPIGHYRVPIYLRGSVGTVERVIEPALVDNEEEGYGRNAGSRRHYYRVSIPMPTLWEKYDGSPRDELHIEIYETWLERA is encoded by the coding sequence ATGACCGCTTCGATACTACAGCAGGTACTGCCGGCCCTGAACGAGATGCCGGTCTTCGACGTAGGAGAGCGAGTTCGCGTCGCTATGCGCGCGCCGATCGGTCACTACCGTGTGCCGATCTACCTGCGCGGCAGCGTAGGCACCGTAGAGCGCGTAATCGAGCCGGCGCTCGTGGACAACGAGGAGGAGGGATACGGCCGGAACGCCGGCAGCAGGCGGCACTACTACCGCGTCTCCATCCCGATGCCCACGCTCTGGGAGAAGTATGACGGCTCCCCACGCGACGAGCTGCACATCGAGATCTACGAGACCTGGCTGGAGCGCGCATGA
- a CDS encoding site-specific integrase, protein MTTLIPVAVSPLRQRLIDEMEIRRFGRETQRNYIRDVGRFATFLGRSPDTATAEDVRRFQIEQGELDVPASTMNAIVSTLRFFFTQTLDRPDLARKLVRMRHERKLPVVLSRDEVARLLDATTCLKHQAALSVAYGAGLRAAEVAALKVRDIDSERMLLRVERGKGGIATPWRRRPRATALPAIGWRPSPRPAATTSLRSSAAAASFRSTCRAPASAAATSATAARIALRAPPPIRPTSRRTRAATSSRVSEQRIGRGLAHARALAAG, encoded by the coding sequence ATGACCACCCTCATTCCTGTTGCCGTCAGCCCGCTACGCCAGCGTCTCATCGACGAGATGGAGATACGGCGCTTCGGCCGCGAGACGCAACGCAACTACATCCGCGATGTCGGCCGGTTCGCGACGTTCCTGGGGCGCTCACCGGACACCGCAACGGCGGAGGACGTCCGGCGCTTCCAGATCGAGCAAGGCGAGCTGGATGTCCCGGCGTCGACCATGAACGCTATCGTGTCAACGCTGCGGTTCTTCTTCACGCAGACGCTCGACCGGCCGGACCTGGCGCGCAAGCTGGTCCGGATGCGGCATGAGCGCAAGCTGCCGGTGGTGCTGAGCCGGGACGAGGTAGCGCGGCTGCTCGACGCGACCACGTGCCTCAAGCATCAGGCGGCGCTGTCCGTCGCCTATGGTGCGGGACTGCGCGCGGCCGAGGTCGCCGCCCTCAAGGTCCGTGACATCGACAGCGAGCGCATGCTGCTCCGGGTCGAGCGCGGCAAGGGCGGTATCGCAACGCCATGGCGCCGACGGCCGCGAGCAACGGCACTTCCTGCAATCGGGTGGCGGCCGTCTCCTCGACCAGCGGCGACAACCTCGTTGCGATCGAGCGCAGCAGCTGCGAGCTTTCGCTCGACGTGTCGGGCGCCGGCGTCGGCCGCCGCGACTTCCGCGACCGCGGCGCGGATTGCTCTCAGGGCCCCTCCGCCGATCCGTCCGACATCGCGCCGGACCAGGGCGGCAACCTCATCGCGGGTCAGCGAGCAACGCATCGGGCGCGGACTAGCACACGCGCGGGCGCTGGCAGCCGGCTAA